The Thermoanaerobaculia bacterium DNA segment CGCAGGCCACGTCCTCGCGACGCTCTCCGCCGCGGCGCAGGCGCAGCGCACGGTGCACGTGGTCTATGAAGCCGCCGACAGGAGCCGCACCGAGCGCGACCTCGACCCCTACGGCCTCGCCTACCGCGGCGGCTGCTGGTACGTCGTCGGGCACTGCCACCTGCGGCAAGGCCCGCGCACCTTCCGCGTCGACCGCATTCCGAGCGTGGCGCGCACCAGCCGGACCTTCGCGCGCCCGGAGAACTTCGACACCCTGGCCGCGATCTCGACCGCCATCGCCACCCTCCCCCGAGCCCACCGCGCCGAGGTCCTCCTCCACACCGACCTCGCCACGGCCAAGCGGCAGATCTTCGCAACCTTGGGCACACTGGAGGAGGTGAACGGCGGCGTCCTCCTCCACTCCCAGACCGACGACTTGAACTGGCTCGCCCGCGAGCTCGCCCGCCTGCCGTTCGCTCTCGAGATTCGAGAGCCGGAGGAGCTCGCCGCAGCCCTCGGGCGCCACGCCAGGACACTCGCCACCGCGGCCGACGCTACGACTCCGCGGCGCAACCGTAGCTAGAATGGCGCGAAAGCGACCGCTCTTCCCCCTCGGAGATTCCATGCGCCGACCGATCGCAGTTCTGGCCCTGTTGACCGCTTTCCTGCCCGCACTCTTGTCGGCCGCCGCGGACCGCGCCCCCCTCGACGAGGTTCGCCAAGCAGCCGACGCGTTACTGGCTGCGGCCTATCCCGCCGACGGCCCCGGGGCGGCGGTGTTGGTGAAGTGGAAGGGCGAGATCGTGCTGCGCAAGGGGTACGGAATGGCGCAGATGGATCTCGGAGTTCCGGTGGTGCCGGAGCAGGTGTTCGAGATCGGGTCGGTGACCAAGCAGTTCACCGCGGCGGTCGTGCTGCGACTCGCGGAGCAGGGGAGGCTCTCCCTGAGCGACCCGCTGACAGAGTTTCTTCCCGATGCCACGTTCGGC contains these protein-coding regions:
- a CDS encoding YafY family transcriptional regulator, which produces MGSPTNRILAVLELLQAHGQLSGAEIARRLGVDRRTVRRYIVALEEMGIPVTAERGAGGGYALVAGFKLPPMLFTDDEALALSLGLLAASALGLGETAAGLTSARAKLERVMPADLKRRLRAADETMQLDLPASGPPAAGHVLATLSAAAQAQRTVHVVYEAADRSRTERDLDPYGLAYRGGCWYVVGHCHLRQGPRTFRVDRIPSVARTSRTFARPENFDTLAAISTAIATLPRAHRAEVLLHTDLATAKRQIFATLGTLEEVNGGVLLHSQTDDLNWLARELARLPFALEIREPEELAAALGRHARTLATAADATTPRRNRS